Below is a genomic region from Hyphomicrobium nitrativorans NL23.
CGCTGATCCTGAACGGGCTCTGGTCGTATCTGATGTTCGGACAGCGGCAGATCGGGCTCGCTGCGGCCGACCTCGCCGCGCTGTGGATCGCCGTGCTCGCGTTCATCCTGCTTGCCTGGCCGGCGGATAGAATGGCGAGCCTTCTGTTCGTGCCCTATCTCGCGTGGATCAGCTACGCAGGGGCGCTCAATCTCGCCATCCTGCGCATGAATTGATCCGATACGCCCGTCGCGGCCGCTAGGCCGCAACGTCGTCCTTGGCGGGGGCGGGCTGCCACGACGCCACGGTGGCCATGTCGGCTTCGACGCTCCAGCGCCCGGTTTTGGCGGTGATCTTCGCTTCGGCAGCCTGGTTGTCGAGGAGGGCGTCGAATTCTGCACGCGGGATGGCGCGGAAGCCCATGGCGTCGATGGTGGGCGTGAAGTCCTTGCCGTCGTTGGCGAGGAAGCCCCATTTCGTGAGGTGATAGTTCAGGACGGCGAAGCCCATCTTCGACGTGTTGGGCGCCAGGCTGAACTGGGATTCGGTCATGAACACGGGCCCGGCTGCGAGCCCGTAGCCGCCGCCGACGAGCTTGCCGTCCGCATCCCAGACCTCGAACGAGTGCGCGTGGCCCTGGTCGAAGAGCTCCGTATAGAGCGCCATGATCTTGGGTGTGATCCATGTCAACGCATGGCGATTGTAGCTGCGCTGGCCGGCACACGCCGCGATGACATCCTCGAATGCCTGATCGAAGGTGACCCGATAGGGGGCCTTCTTCATGTCGCGGCGAAGACGCTTGGCGATGTGGTACTCGTTGAAAAAGAGCACCATCCGCTTCTCGCGCGTCCACCACTTGAGCGGACCGCAGTGGCACCACGGGAAGAAGCCCGCACGTGCCGCAGCGAGAACGGTTTCCGGCGAGATGGACCGGCAGACGCCGCCGAAGGTTTCGGGACGCGGCCATGTCCGCCCGCGCTCGGGAACGCGCGTGCCGCCGCTGAGGAGATCGACCGCGACGCGATAGAGAAGGTGCGGCGTGTCGCGAATGTTGTCGGGCTTCAGCGCGTAAGCGGAGCCCAGAACCCAACGTTGAGCCCAGCCGTTCCAGCTTTCGCGGAACTGGGCGGTGCGGCGGTCGGCCAGCGTCTCTGGCGTCCGGGGAGCGGATGCCTCGATAGCCTGATGGGTTGCGGGCGAGGAGGCGGCGTCGTGAGACAGCATCTGGAAATCCTGGGGGTCGGGTGAAACAAGCTCATCGTCCGAGGTAGCAAGTATCTCTCCAAAGACCGTCACCGAGATCGGGGGGCGGCGAAAGACTTCAAGAACGTGGTTAGAAATGTCTAAATGGGCCGCCGCTGGCGGACGGAGACGCATGGGCCCTGCGGCCAGGGCTCTGCTTGACGGTCAGGCCGGGCGGTGGTCTACCCCGCTGATCCAGTCCAGGACGCCTGTTCCGTTCCCCACACCCTCATAGGAGCGATCCGCCTCCGATGTCCGCCTCCGTTCTGATCATCGATTTCGGCAGCCAGGTCACGCAGCTCATTGCCAGGCGCGTGCGCGAGACCGGCGTCTACTGCGAGATCCATCCGTATCAGACCGGGGCAGAGGCGTTTGCCAAGCTGAAGCCGCAGGCTGTCATTCTCTCTGGCGGCCCGGCTTCGGTACCGGAGGCCGGGAGCCCGCGCGCGCCCGACGAGGTGTTTGCGGCCGGCATCCCGGTCCTCGGCATCTGCTATGGGCAGCAGACGATGTCCCAACAGCTCGGCGGCAATGTCGAGAGCGGTCATCACCGCGAATTCGGCCGCGCCGTTCTTCAGGTCGAGCGGGCGAGCCCCCTGTTCGAGGGTGTGTGGACGCCGGGCGAGCGCCATCAGGTGTGGATGAGCCACGGCGACCGCGTCACGCGTTTGCCGGACGGGTTCGAGGTGATCGCGACGAGCGAGAACGCGCCGTTTGCGGCGGTGGCCGACGAGGCGCGGCGCTTCTATGCCGTGCAGTTCCACCCGGAAGTCGTGCACACACCCGACGGCGCGAAGCTGATCGCCAACTTCGTGCATCGCATCGCGGGGCTTTCGTCCGACTGGACGATGGCCGCCTATCGCCGAGAGATGATCGGGCGCATTCAGCAGCAGGTCGGCTCGGGACGGGTGATCTGCGGGCTTTCGGGCGGCGTCGACAGCGCGGTTGCGGCGGTGCTCATTCACGAGGCTATCGGCGACCAGCTCACGTGCGTGTTCGTCGATCACGGCCTGATGCGGCTCGGCGAGGCGGAGCAGGTCGTCGGGCTGTTCCGTGATCACTACAACATTCCGCTCGTGCACGTGGATGCCTCGAAGCAATTCCTCGATGCGCTCGCGGGCGTCTCCGATCCGGAGCAGAAGCGCAAGACCATCGGCAAGCACTTCATCGACGTGTTCGAGGCGGAGGCCGCCAAGATCGGCGGGGCGGAGTTTTTAGCGCAAGGCACGCTTTATCCAGATGTGATCGAGAGTGTGTCGTTCTCCGGCGGCCCCTCGGTGACGATCAAGTCGCATCACAATGTGGGCGGCTTGCCCGAGCGCATGAACATGAAGCTCGTGGAGCCGCTGCGGGAGCTCTTCAAGGATGAGGTGCGCGCGTTAGGCCGCGAGCTTGGTCTCCCGGATGCGTTCGTCGGGCGTCATCCGTTTCCGGGGCCGGGTCTTGCGATCCGCGTTCCGGGCGAGATCACGCCGGAGAAGCTCGACATCCTGCGCAAGGCGGACGCGATCTACCTCGAAGAGATCCGCAACGCGGGGCTTTACGACGCGATCTGGCAGGCGTTCGCGGTGCTGTTGCCGGTGCGTACCGTTGGTGTCATGGGCGATGGGCGCACGTACGATCACGTTTTGGCGCTGCGCGCAGTCACGAGCGTGGACGGCATGACGGCCGACTTCTTCCCGTTCGACATGGGTTTCCTCGGCCGTGCGGCGACGCGCATCATCAACGAGGTGCGCGGCATCAACCGCGTCGTCTACGACGTGACCTCGAAGCCGCCCGGGACCATTGAGTGGGAGTGACGCGCCTCCGGCACGAATGACCTCCTCACGCCTCTTTCGTTGGCAAGATTGCGCGCGTCAGCAGAAACAGAGCGATGCCGGTGAGCGCGAACGACGTGCGTTGCGTGCGCGGATTGCGGTCGAGGACCGTGACGAAGTTGCGTTCTTCCGCGAGTGTCGTCACCTCCCGCAGAACAAGCGCGTGGGAGATCTCGAATAGTCGCGAGAATGTGCGGCTGTCGTGACAGATGCCGAAATGCAGTGCGAGCAGGATGCTCGCGCCCATCGGCGTCAGGGACGGTTCGGCCGTGCACACCTCCGCGACATGACCGAGGAAGCGTTCTTCCGAAAAATCCTCGGCTTCTGCGTCGCTCATGCGGCTTTCCGCTGTTCCGCCGGGCGGAATGAGACGAGCACGGACTTCGACGTCGGCGTATCGCTTTGCTCGCCAGCCGTCGAGAGGGGTACGAGAACGTTCAGCTCCGGATAGTAGCCTGCCACCGAACCGCGGGGCAGATCGTACGGCACGACGCGGAAGTTGTCCGCGACACGCGTAATGCCGTCCTCGTGACGGCCGACGATGTCGACACGCTCGCCGCCTTCGATGCCGATCTCGGCCAGGTCGTCAGGATTGACGAATACGACGCGGCGCTCGCCGTAGATGCCGCGATAGCGGTCGTCGAGGCCGTAGACGGTGGTATTGTACTGGTCGTGCGAGCGGAAGGTCTGCAGCACGAACAGGCCGGTTTCGCCCAATGCGCGCTGATGTTCCGTCTCGCCGGGGAGGCGGTCGGACGAGAAGTTGGCGCGCTCTGTCGGCGTGTTCCAAACGCGATGATCGACGGCATTGTAGAGGCGGAAGCCGCGCGGCTTGCGGACGCGGGTGTTGTAATCCTGGAAGCCTGGGATCGTGCGTGCGATCAGGTCGCGGATGCCATCGTAGTCATGCGCGAGCGCGCCCCAGTTTACGACGTCCGAACCGACGGTCGCGGCTGCGATGCCGGCAATGATGCCGACTTCCGAGCGCAGCTCCGGTGAAGCCGGTTTGTTGATGCCGCCGGAGCCGTGCACCATGCACATCGAATCTTCCACCGTAACGATCTGGGCTGCGCCCTTCGCGTTGCGGTCGATCTCGGTGCGGCCGAGGCAGGGCAGCACGTAGCTCACCTCTCCCGGCAGCAGGTGCGAGTGGTTGAGCTTGGTCGCGATGTTGACGGTGAGCTTCTGATTGCGCAACGCCTTTTCGATCAGGCTGCTGTCGGGCGTTGCGCGCGCGAAGTTGCCGCCGAGCCCGATGAACGCCTGGGCCGATCCGTCGAGCATGGCGCCGATGGCGGCGAGGACGTTGTGGCCGTTTCGGCGCGGCATCGAGACGCCCAATTCCCTTTCGAGCGCGTCGAGGAATGCGGCCGGCGGCTTCTCGTTGATGCCGACCGTGCGGTCGCCCTGGACGTTCGAATGGCCGCGAACCGGACAGAGGCCCGTGCCGGGGCGGCCGACGTTGCCGCGCAGGAACATCAGGTTCGAGATCTCGCGGATCGTCGCGACGGAGTGGCGGTGCTGCGTCACGCCCATGGCCCAGGTGCAGATCGTGCGGTCGGATTCGACGTAGATCTGCGCGAGGTGTTCGAGCGCGACGCGTGCGAGGCCCGATTGATGCTCGATCTCGTCCCAGCTCGTTGCATCCACGGTGGCGCGATAGGCGGAGAAGGCGGACGTGTGCTGACGCAGGAAGCCGTGATCGAGGACGGAGGGCCGACCTTCGGCAAGAGCGGTGTCGTCGGCTGCGAAGACGGCTTTGGCGATGCCGCGCACGGCCGCCATGTCTCCGCCGACCCGCACCTGATAATACTCGTTTGCGATCGGCTTCGAGCCGCCGGTCAGCATTTCGAGCTTGTCCTGCGGATCGGAGAAGCGTTCGAGACCCTTCTCGCGGACCGGATTGAAGACGGCCACGCGGGCGCCTCGCATCGCCGCGCGGCGCAGGTCGCCCAGCATGCGCGGATGGTTCGTGCCAGGGTTCTGGCCGATGACGAAGATCGCGTCGGCCTTCTCGAAGTCTTCGAGCGTGACGGTGCCTTTGCCGATGCCGACGGCCTGTTCGAGGGCAATGCCGCTCGCCTCATGGCACATGTTCGAGCAGTCGGGAAAATTGTTGGTTCCGTAGAGCCTGACAAAGAGCTGGTAGAGATAGGCGGCCTCGTTCGACGCGCGGCCGGAGGTGTAGAACTCGGCGCGGTGCGGGCTGTCGAGGCCCTTCAGAATGCCGCCGATCTCCGTGAAGGCGTGCTCCCAGCTCACCGGGAGATAGGTGTCGCTCGCCGCGTCATAGCGCAGGGGATGCGTGAGGCGGCCTTGGCGCTCAAGCTCGTAGTCGGTCCATGTGCGCAATTCGCTTACAGTATGGCGCGCGAAGAAGCTCGGCCCGACGCGCTTGTCGGTGGCTTCCCAGGCGACGGCCTTGACGCCGTTTTCGCAGAATTCGAACGACGAGCCGTGCTCGGGGTCGCCCCATGCACAGCCTGGGCAATCGAAGCCATCCGGCTGGTTGGCCTTCAGCATCGTCGCCGCGCCCGACAGCGGCGCGCCGCTGGCCAGCAGCTTCTTTCCGCAGCTTTTCAGTGCGCCCCAGCCGCCAGCCGCCTTCGACTTCTTTCCAATGAATTCGGGCTTACCCATGCGTCGCGCTCACTCCGATGCCGAGACGCAATGTGCATCTGCGAAATCGGGTTTTTTCGCAACGCACGCAGGGCGATGGCTGTCATGCGAAAACAGCAGATCTCGCGGAAGGGCGAGGGAGGCTCGTGCCCTATTGGGCGGAGGCGAGGGGATAGGTGTGTGCACCTGCCGAGACGCGGCGTTTGTGGCGGCGCCAGTCGTGGACGACGTATCCGCCGCCCGCGAGGGCCATCAGCGCCAAGGTGAACCAAGTCACCGCGTAGACGAGGTGGTTGTTCGAGAAGGCGACCTTGGTGAGCCCGCCGACGGGCCAGCCGCCCGGATTGGGCGTCGCGTCCGCATCGACGAAGTACGGCGCCGCCTCGGTGAGCCCGCGGGCGGATGCGATGGCGGCTACGTCGCGGGAATGCCAGCGGTCGGCCGTCGGATCGTTGGCGCGCAGGAAGGCGCCGTCCGGTTCGGTCCTGCGGATGAGGCCGGTTACGGTCGTCTCGCCTGCGATCTGACCTTCTCGACGCGTCTCAGGATCGCGACGGTCCGGCGAGACGAACCCGCGGTTGACGAGCACCGTGAAGCCCTGGGCGGTTTGCAGCGGTGTCAGCACCCAGTGGCCCGCGCCGAGATCGGTGACGGCCTGCACGCGCGTCTCCTTGTCATGCAGGAAGCGGCCGGTGAGGCGGACCTTGAGGTATTCACTCGCGGCAGGCGTCATGCCGCTCCACGCCTCAGGTCCCGGTGCGGTCACGGCATCCGCGCCGAGCCGTTGCTCCACTCGCTCGATCAGATCCAGCTTCCAGAACAAGCGCTGGACTTGCCACACGCCGAGAGCCGCCAGGAGCGCGGCACTCAAGGCCGCGGCCAGCGCGATCAGAACGACCGCGGTCGTCGAGCGCGTCTGGCCGGGGGCACGCGTCATGGCAGTTGCTGCATCTTCTGCATGTCGTGGAACGGCATGGTGTTCGTGTTGAGGTGGTGCATGACCCACAGCGAACCGGCCAGTGCGATCACGATGATGATGAGCGTGAAGATCAGGGCCATGAAGCTCCAACCCTCCTCTGCGCTGGACGTCATGTGCAGGAAGTAGACGATATGCACGACGATCTGCACCATGGCGAAGGCCATGATGACGAAGGCCGTGAGCTGCTTGCTCTCAAGCACGTCGCCCATCACCAGCCAGAACGGGATGGCGGTGAGGATCACCGACAGCACGAACCCGATCAGGTAATCGCGCATGGAGATGTGCAGATGGCTGGTCACGCTATGGTCGCCGTGGCCGGTGTCGGCTGTATGAGCCGGGGACTTTTGCGCGCTCATCTCAGAACTCCCAGGAGATAGACGAACGTGAACACGCCGATCCAGATCACGTCGAGGAAATGCCAGAACATGCTGAGGCACATCAGGCGGCGCTTGTTCGCTTCGATCAGGCCGAAGCGGTTCACCTGAACCATCAGCGTGACGAGCCACAGGATGCCGAACGCGACGTGCAGACCGTGCGTTCCGACGAGCGTGAAGAACGACGAGAGGAACGCGCTGCGCTGGGGCGTCGCGCCCAGATGGATGAGGTGGGCGAACTCGTAAAGCTCGATGGCGAGAAACGCGAGGCCGAAAAGACCTGTCACGCCAAGCCAGATCAGCGTGCCGCGCACGTTGGCTTTCAGCATGGCCAGCATCGCGAACCCGAAGGTGAGCGAGGAAAAGAGCAGCATGGCCGTGTTGACCGCCACGAGCTCAAGGTCGAACAGATCCTTCGGCGCAGGCCCTGCGGCATAGCTGGCGCCGAGAACGCCGTAGATCGCGAAGAGCACCGCGAAGATGAGGCAGTCGCTCATCAGGTAGATCCAGAAGCCGAGCATGGTGCTCGACCCCTCGGGATGGGCGTGCTCGTCCTTGAGATAGAAGACGGGGGCGTCGCCGGTGGCGGCGGTTGCGTTGGCGGTCGTCATGCGCTTGCTCCGTTCGCCGCGAGAAGCTTCGTCCGCTCCGATTCGGTCTCGACGACCTCGTCCTTCGGAATGTGGAAGCCGTGGTCGTAGCTGAAGGTGTGCGCGATGGCGACGACGATGATGGCCGCGAAGCACACCGCGGCGAGCCACCACATGTACCAGATGAGACCGAACGACAGCGCCACGCTGAGGCCCGCGAGGACGACACCCGTGCCGGTGTTGCTCGGCATATGGATCGGCCTAAAGCCTTCGAGCGGGCGGGTGTAGCCGCGCTTCTTCATGTCCCACCAGGCGTCGTTGTCGTGCACGACGGGCGTGAACGCGAAGTTATAGGCCGGCGGTGGGGAGGACGTGGCCCATTCCAGCGTGCGCCCGTTCCATGGATCGCCGGTCGTGTCGCGGAGTTCGTCGCGCCGCATGATGCTGACGGCGATCTGGATGATGAAGGCCACGATGCCGACGAGGATCAGGACCGCGCCGAATGCGGCGATGACGAACCAGATCTGCAGCGACGGATCGTCGAACACGCGTAGACGCCGCGTCACGCCCATCAGGCCCAGCACGTAAAGCGGCATGAAGGCGAAGAAGAAGCCGAGCACCCAGCCCCAGAACGAAACCTTGCCCCAGAACGGATCGAGCTTGAAGCCGAACGCCTTCGGGAACCAGTAGATCATGCCGGCGAAGAGGCCGTACACGACGCCGCCGATGATGACGTTGTGGAAGTGCGCCACGAGGAACAGCGAGTTGTGGAGCACGAAGTCGGCCGGCGGGACGGCGAGGAGGACGCCCGTCATGCCGCCGATGACGAAGGTGAGCATGAAGGCGATGGTCCACATCATCGGCAGCTCGAAGCGGATGCGGCCGCGGTACATCGTGAACAGCCAGTTGAAGACCTTGGCGCCCGTGGGGATCGAGATGATCATCGTCGTGATGCCGAAGAACGAGTTCACGCTCGCGCCCGACCCCATCGTGAAGAAGTGATGCAGCCACACGAGATAAGAGAGGATCGTGATCACGACGGTCGCGTAGACCATCGAGGTGTAGCCGAACAGCCGCTTGCCCGAGAACGTGGCTGCGATCTCCGAGAAGATGCCGAACACGGGCAATATCAGGATGTAGACCTCCGGGTGACCCCAGATCCAGATGAGGTTCACGTACATCATCGGATTGCCGCCGAGATCGCTCGTGAAGAAGTTGGTTCCCACGTAGCGGTCGAGCGAGAGCAACACGAGCGTTGCGGTCAGAATCGGGAAGGTCGCGACGATCAGCACGTTGGTGCAGAGCGACGTCCAGACGAACACCGGCATCTTCATCATGGTCATGCCGGGCGCACGCATCTTCACGATGGTGCAGATGAGGTTGATGCCTGAGAGCGTCGTGCCGACGCCTGCGACTTGCAACGACCATATGTAGTAGTCCACGCCGACGCCTGGACTGTATTCCGCACCCGATAACGGTGGATAGGCGAGCCAGCCCGTGCGTGCGAATTCGCCGACGAACAGCGACATCATCATCAGCACGGCGCCACCGGCCGTCATCCAGAAGCTCAAGTTGTTGAGGAACGGGAAGGAGACGTCGCGCGCGCCGATCTGTAGCGGCACGATGTAGTTCATGAGGCCTGTGACCAGCGGCATCGCCACGAAAAAGATCATGATCACGCCGTGAGCGGTGAAGATCTGATCGTAGTGGTGCGCGTTGAGGTAGCCCTCCGATCCGCCGAAGGCCATGGCCTGCTGGATGCGCATCATGATGGCGTCGGCGAAGCCGCGCAGCAGCATCACGATGCCCAGGATCATGTACATGATGCCGATGCGCTTGTGATCGACGGTGGTGAACCACTCCTTCCAGAGATAGCCCCACAGGCGATAGCGCGTGACGCCGGCCGCGACCGCGACGCCGACGAGTGCCACCACGCCGAACGTTGCAACGAGGATCGGCTCATGGATCGGGATCGCGTCCCAAGTGAGCCGCCCGAAGATCAGCTTCGTCAGGTCAATATTGTCGAACATGCGTTGATCTCAGGTTCCGGAAAGTGCGCGCGACAGCAGGCTTGCGTCGAGCTTGGGAGGTGCGAGCGAGACGAGCGGCGGACGCGGCAACCCGGCACCGAGCAGAGGTGTGCGGTCGCGCGGGCGCGCGACGGGTTGCGAGAGCTCAGCCGCCGCCACGGCTTCCTCGGTGGTGCAGATGCCCGTGACCGTCGTCGACTTGGGCCCGAAGAACGCGCTGCGAGCGGCGGGCCGCTTGCCGTCTGCCGGCTGTAGCAGGGCGATGCCCGCCAGTCCCAGACCGCCGCGGGCGTCGATGGCCATCATCTCGTCCATGCACATCTTGCCGGGCTCGGCACAGCGGTCGCGGATCAGGCGGAAAAGTTGCGGTTCGAATGATGCGTAAAAGCGCACCGGCTCGTTTTCGCTGGGTTTGGCGAGTTCGAGATAGGTGGTGCGGTCGAGGGCGCCGCCCTCCGCTTTGACCTTTTCGACCCAAGTGTCGAAGCCTTCGTCGTCCACGCCGTGAAAAGCAAAACGCATCCCCGAGAAGCCGTCGCCGCTGTAGTTTGCCGAGAATCCGTCGAACGTGCCTGGCTTGTTGATCACGCCGTGCAGTGTCGTTTCCATGCCGGGCATCGCATAGATCATGCCGGCCAGCGCCGGGACGTAGAAGGCGTTCATCACGGATGTGGCGGTCAGCCGGAAGCGGATCGGCCGGTCCACGGGGGCGGCCATTTCGTTCACGGTCGCGATGCCGTGCTCAGGATAGATGAACAGCCACTTCCAATCGAGAGCCGCCACCTCGACCTCAAGCGGTTTCACCTCGGCCGCCACCGGCCGGTCCGCTGCTACGCGGTCGAGCGGGCGGTATGGATCGAGCAGGTGCGTCCACATCCAGGTGATGGCGCCGAGGCAGATGATGATCAGCAGCGGCGCGGCCCAGATGACCAGCTCCAAGTAGGTGGAATGATTCCAATCTGGGTCGTAGTCCGCCGGATTGTTCGCTTCGCGATATTTCCACGCGAAGAAGACGGTCAACGCCATCACCGGCACGATGATGAGAAGCATGAGAATGGTGGAGATCACGACGAGGTCGCGCTGCTGAAGCGCGATATCGCCAGAGGGATTGAGCACAACCAGGTCGCAGCCTCCCAACAGGAGGGCGAACGGTATCAAGACGAACAATCTAATGAGGCTCATGACGTGCGGTCCGGATGTTCACGCGGCTTGGTGTGCAGCGCTACCCCTTGGCGCGCGAACATCACATTGGACAATTTGCCCACTCCCGCGATTGGCCGCGCACGCATACGACGGCGGTCATGCGCGTCCGTTGGATCCGAGACGCGAGCGAACCCTCATCTGGATGGCGATCATGGCTCAATCTTCGGCGTCGATGGCAGCACATGGCGGGGTCGGGCCCGAGGCGCGTCATAGCGAAGTCGCCCCCGGCGAGATCGCGGTCGGTGTGTTCATCGGTCGCACGTCCGAGTACTTCGACTTCTTCGTGTATGCGATCGCGTCGGTCATCGTGTTTCCGAAGCTGCTGTTTCCGCATGTCGATGCACTGACCGGGACGCTCTACTCGTTTGCCATATTTGCGCTGGCCTTCATCGCCCGCCCGTTCGGCACAGCGATCTTCATGGCGGTGGATCGGGCCTACGGCAAAGGCGTTAAGATGACGATCTCGCTGTTCATGCTCGGCACGGCGACCGTCGCCATCGCGTTCCTGCCCGGTTACGAGAGCATCGGTGCGATCGCGATCTGGCTTCTGGCCATTGCGCGGATCAGTCAGGGCATTGCACTCGGCGGCACATGGGACGGGCTCGCGTCTCTCCTGATCCTCAATGCGCCGGAGAAGAAGCAGGGCTGGTATGCGATGATCCCTCAGCTCGGCGCGCCTGCCGGTCTCATCGTCGCGAGCGCGCTGTTCGCCTTCTTCGTCGGCAATCTTTCGAGCCAGGATTTCTTCGACTGGGGTTGGCGCTATCCGTTCTTCGTCGCGTTCGCCATCAACGTCGTGGCGCTCTTTGCGCGCCTTAGAATCGTTTCAACGTCGGAATACTCGGAGCTGTTCGAGAACCGCGAGCTTCAGCCCGCTCGCGTGCGCGATACGCTGAGGGCGGAGGGTGGCCACGTGCTCGCGGGAGCGTTCGCGCCGCTCGCAAGCTTCGCTCTCTTCCATATGGTGACGGTGTTCCCACTGTCGTGGGTGTACCTCTTTACCAGCGAGGCGATTGCGCGCTTTCTGATCATCCAGACCATCGCCGGTTTCTTCGGCCTGGCCGCAATCTTTGCATCCGGCATGATCGCAGACCGGATCGGCCGTCGCTCGCTGTTGATGGGGACGGCGCTTGCCATTGCCGCATTCAGCGGGTTCGCGCCGCAGCTGCTCGACGCGGGACCCGTGGGCGAGTCGGCGTTTATGATCCTCGGTTTCATCCTCCTGGGGCTTTCGTTCGGACAGTCCTCGGGCGTTGTTGCGCACGGCTTCTCGAAAGCCTACCGCTACACCGGCTCTGCGATCACGACCGATCTCGCGTGGCTGTTCGGCGCGGGGTTCGCTCCCCTCGTGGCGCTTATGCTGTCTTCGAACTTCGGTTTGATGTCGGCTGGCGCCTATCTGCTGTCGGGTGCCGTCTGCACGGTGATCGCGCTTTGGCTCAGCGAGCGGATCGGAGCGACGAAGGCTGACGAGACGTAGGCCAGAGGGGAAATCTCTCCGGCGTCATGTCGGTGTCATGATGCGGCTCTGGAACTGATAGAGCCACGTTTCCGTCAGCGGCTGTCCGTCGAGTTCCAGATAAAGGCGCATGTCGGCGACGACGTCGGGCTCGATCTCGATGTCGAACACTGCGCGCCAGATGTTGCCGTCCGGTACGGGCTCGGCGAAGGTTCTCACGATCCTGCCAGCGGAACTCGTCACCACGACGTCCGGGAAGATGCCGTAGGGAATGCGCGTCATCACCTCCGGACGATCGAACTCGACGGCGAAACGATACGCATTGGCCGGTCTCGGTTTGCCGGGCTCGCCGCCGCGGCCGACGCGCGTGGCGACGGTTTGCGCGATGTTGTCGGCGGGATAGGGCTCGTCGTTCGTCCAGTGCAGGCGATAGGCCAGCGCATAACCGTTGCCCGCCTTCGCGGGCTCCGCGGGCACCCAGAACGCACCGACGTTGTCGTGGATCTCGTCGTCCGTCGGAATTTCCAGAAGTTGAACTGCGCCTTCGCCGAGCGGCTGCAACGGCTCGACCCACAGGCTCGGCCGCCGGTCGTATCGCACGCCGTCCTGGTAATTGCTGAAATTGCGATCGCGCTGAAGCAGGCCGAAGCCTTTCGGATTTGCGCCCGTGAATGCTGAGACTGTCGTTGCGGGCGGGTTGTTGAGCGGGCGCCAGATCCGCTCTTCGTTTTCGGTCCAGATCGCGAGGCCATCGGAATCGTGAACTTCCGGACGCCAGTCGTTCAACTGTTGTCCGCCGTACTCGCCATACCAGAACATGGAGGTGAGGGGGATGAGTCCCAAACGCTCCACGTCCGTGCGGAGGAAAATCCTGCTCTCGACGTCCATGACGACGCCCTTCGTGCGGTCCAGTCCGCGCACCATCGAGAAGCGGAATGCGCCTGTGACGCTTGGGCCATCAAGGAGAGCGTAGACGACGACGGGTGCGCCGGGTCGATCCGCGCTTTCGATATAGAATTCGGTGAAGGCGGGGAATTCCTCGTCCCGGCCGGGGACGGCCGCGTCGATCGCTATGCCGCGCGCGGAGAGGCCGTATTGTCCCAGGCCGCCGATTGCGCGGAAATAGGACGCGCCGAGGAATGCGACCCAATCCTGCGTGCGCCAGTCGTCGGAGCGGTTCCATTCCTGGAATCGGAAGCCCGCGAACCCGGAGTCGGGCGGTAACGCCTGCGCGGGGCTATCCGGCGGCATGTCGAAAAGCTCGGCGCGATACTCGAATTCGCGGGCCATGCCGTTCGTCACGAGATGCATCTGGACGGCATTGCCGAAGTAGCGCCCCAAGTGGAAGAACGTCACCGGATACGCGCCGTCGCCGTTTGCGAAGGGTGCCTCTTCCGCGCGAAACTTGATCTCGCCGTGGGCCTCGTAGTCGATCTGTTCGACAACGGCGGGCATCGGCCTTGGGGCGGCGATATATGCGCGATGAGATCGTTCGCGTGCACGGCGGATCAACGCGTCGAACGAGAACGGCTTGGCATCGTTCTCACGCGCGGCGAAGG
It encodes:
- a CDS encoding leucyl/phenylalanyl-tRNA--protein transferase, with protein sequence MLSHDAASSPATHQAIEASAPRTPETLADRRTAQFRESWNGWAQRWVLGSAYALKPDNIRDTPHLLYRVAVDLLSGGTRVPERGRTWPRPETFGGVCRSISPETVLAAARAGFFPWCHCGPLKWWTREKRMVLFFNEYHIAKRLRRDMKKAPYRVTFDQAFEDVIAACAGQRSYNRHALTWITPKIMALYTELFDQGHAHSFEVWDADGKLVGGGYGLAAGPVFMTESQFSLAPNTSKMGFAVLNYHLTKWGFLANDGKDFTPTIDAMGFRAIPRAEFDALLDNQAAEAKITAKTGRWSVEADMATVASWQPAPAKDDVAA
- the guaA gene encoding glutamine-hydrolyzing GMP synthase; this encodes MSASVLIIDFGSQVTQLIARRVRETGVYCEIHPYQTGAEAFAKLKPQAVILSGGPASVPEAGSPRAPDEVFAAGIPVLGICYGQQTMSQQLGGNVESGHHREFGRAVLQVERASPLFEGVWTPGERHQVWMSHGDRVTRLPDGFEVIATSENAPFAAVADEARRFYAVQFHPEVVHTPDGAKLIANFVHRIAGLSSDWTMAAYRREMIGRIQQQVGSGRVICGLSGGVDSAVAAVLIHEAIGDQLTCVFVDHGLMRLGEAEQVVGLFRDHYNIPLVHVDASKQFLDALAGVSDPEQKRKTIGKHFIDVFEAEAAKIGGAEFLAQGTLYPDVIESVSFSGGPSVTIKSHHNVGGLPERMNMKLVEPLRELFKDEVRALGRELGLPDAFVGRHPFPGPGLAIRVPGEITPEKLDILRKADAIYLEEIRNAGLYDAIWQAFAVLLPVRTVGVMGDGRTYDHVLALRAVTSVDGMTADFFPFDMGFLGRAATRIINEVRGINRVVYDVTSKPPGTIEWE
- a CDS encoding FdhF/YdeP family oxidoreductase gives rise to the protein MGKPEFIGKKSKAAGGWGALKSCGKKLLASGAPLSGAATMLKANQPDGFDCPGCAWGDPEHGSSFEFCENGVKAVAWEATDKRVGPSFFARHTVSELRTWTDYELERQGRLTHPLRYDAASDTYLPVSWEHAFTEIGGILKGLDSPHRAEFYTSGRASNEAAYLYQLFVRLYGTNNFPDCSNMCHEASGIALEQAVGIGKGTVTLEDFEKADAIFVIGQNPGTNHPRMLGDLRRAAMRGARVAVFNPVREKGLERFSDPQDKLEMLTGGSKPIANEYYQVRVGGDMAAVRGIAKAVFAADDTALAEGRPSVLDHGFLRQHTSAFSAYRATVDATSWDEIEHQSGLARVALEHLAQIYVESDRTICTWAMGVTQHRHSVATIREISNLMFLRGNVGRPGTGLCPVRGHSNVQGDRTVGINEKPPAAFLDALERELGVSMPRRNGHNVLAAIGAMLDGSAQAFIGLGGNFARATPDSSLIEKALRNQKLTVNIATKLNHSHLLPGEVSYVLPCLGRTEIDRNAKGAAQIVTVEDSMCMVHGSGGINKPASPELRSEVGIIAGIAAATVGSDVVNWGALAHDYDGIRDLIARTIPGFQDYNTRVRKPRGFRLYNAVDHRVWNTPTERANFSSDRLPGETEHQRALGETGLFVLQTFRSHDQYNTTVYGLDDRYRGIYGERRVVFVNPDDLAEIGIEGGERVDIVGRHEDGITRVADNFRVVPYDLPRGSVAGYYPELNVLVPLSTAGEQSDTPTSKSVLVSFRPAEQRKAA
- a CDS encoding SURF1 family protein encodes the protein MTRAPGQTRSTTAVVLIALAAALSAALLAALGVWQVQRLFWKLDLIERVEQRLGADAVTAPGPEAWSGMTPAASEYLKVRLTGRFLHDKETRVQAVTDLGAGHWVLTPLQTAQGFTVLVNRGFVSPDRRDPETRREGQIAGETTVTGLIRRTEPDGAFLRANDPTADRWHSRDVAAIASARGLTEAAPYFVDADATPNPGGWPVGGLTKVAFSNNHLVYAVTWFTLALMALAGGGYVVHDWRRHKRRVSAGAHTYPLASAQ
- the cyoD gene encoding cytochrome o ubiquinol oxidase subunit IV, whose amino-acid sequence is MSAQKSPAHTADTGHGDHSVTSHLHISMRDYLIGFVLSVILTAIPFWLVMGDVLESKQLTAFVIMAFAMVQIVVHIVYFLHMTSSAEEGWSFMALIFTLIIIVIALAGSLWVMHHLNTNTMPFHDMQKMQQLP